A window of Formosa sp. Hel1_31_208 contains these coding sequences:
- a CDS encoding DUF1599 domain-containing protein, translating to MQDTSKQYDDVIAQCRSLFINKMKDYGSAWRILRLPSLTDQIYIKAQRIRGLQQNAERKVDEGEVSEFIGIINYCTMALIQLEKGVVEQPDLTLDESVALYDDKIALTKQLMMDKNHDYGEAWRDMRVSSLTDLILQKLLRVKQIEDNAGKTIVSEGIDANYQDMINYSVFALIHLNDN from the coding sequence ATGCAAGATACTTCAAAACAATATGATGATGTCATAGCGCAGTGCAGAAGTCTGTTTATTAATAAAATGAAAGACTACGGAAGTGCATGGCGAATTTTGCGATTACCATCACTGACCGATCAAATATACATTAAAGCGCAACGCATTAGAGGTTTGCAACAAAATGCGGAACGTAAGGTTGATGAAGGTGAAGTAAGTGAGTTTATCGGTATTATTAATTATTGTACGATGGCATTGATACAATTAGAGAAAGGTGTGGTAGAGCAACCAGACCTTACTTTAGATGAATCGGTGGCCTTATATGACGATAAAATAGCACTGACTAAGCAACTGATGATGGATAAAAATCACGACTATGGTGAAGCCTGGCGTGATATGCGAGTGAGTAGCTTGACCGATTTAATCTTGCAAAAATTATTGCGAGTTAAACAAATTGAAGATAACGCAGGAAAAACTATAGTTAGTGAAGGTATTGATGCGAATTATCAGGATATGATCAATTATTCAGTATTTGCATTGATTCATTTAAACGACAATTAA